ACGTCGACCTGCTGCTCGCCGAGCGCGCCAGGCGCGAGGCGGAGGACGGCCTGGTGGAGCTGCCCGCGCGCATCCCGGCCTCCCGGTTCAAAGACTTCGTGAGCGACCCCGCCGGTGTCGCCGCCCAGCTCCGCCGTCCGATGCCCGAGCGGCCCTACCGGCAGACCCGGCTGGGGACGCTCTTCCACCGCTGGGTGGAGGAGCGCTACGGAGTCGAGGGCGGCGCGACCGACGCGCTCGACGCCGCGGCCGCCGAGCTGGACGATCCCGCGGGCGAGCTGCTCGGGGCGGAGGCGCTGGCCGAGCTGCAGGCGACGTTCGCCGCGAGCGAGTGGGCCGACCGGGCTCCCGCGGAGGTGGAGCTGGAGATCCACGTCACGCTCGCCGGCCAGGTGGTCGTCTGCAAGCTGGACGCCGTCTACGCGGTGGACGACGGTCGGCATGACGTCCAGATCGTCGATTGGAAGACCGGCAAGGCCCCCCGCGACGCCGCCGACCTGGAGCGCAAACAGCTCCAGCTCGCCCTCTACCGCCTCGCCTACGCGAAGCACGCGGGCATCGACCCGGCCCGCATCGACGCCGTCTTCTACTTCGTGGCCGACGACCGTGTCGTCCGTCCGGAGCGGCTGTACTCCGAGCCCGAGCTGGTCGAGCTGTGGGCGGGAGTGCGCGGCGCATAGCCGCAGCGCTCCCGCTCGGCTGCGCTCAGCCGGCCTGGTCGTCCACCGGGCGCATGCCGCCCGGCCGGACCGACGCGCGGTCGCCCGGGGTGCGGTCGAGGAGGGCCTCGACGTCGTCGATCGCCATGATGGGCCCGGTGGCCGTCGAGAGCGGCGTGACCGTGTTGCTGTGCACGCGGTCGACCAGACCGTCGAGCATCTGCACGGCGTCGTCGACGATGCCCTGGTCGCGCAACTCGCGGCCGTGCAGCAGCCAGCGGGCGACCTCCAGCTCGGCGTACAGCATCGCGCGCTGGGTGAACTGCCGGTCGGTGGCGACCTGGCGGGTGGAGGCGTAGGCGAGGAGCGCGCCGTCGGTGGCGTCCGGGTTCATGGCGAGCAGCCAGTGCAGGTCGCGGGCAGGGTCGCCGACGCGCAGCGCCGACCAGCCGAGCACACCGGTGACGGACTCGCCGTCGACCAGGAACGAGTCGGCGGTCAGCGCCCCGTTGACGACCGTGGGCTGGAACTGCCACACCGAGTGGTCGGCGACGGCGTCGCGCCAGCGGTCGCGGAGCGCCGCGGGCAGCTTGCCCGTGGCGGCAGCCGACTCGATCAGCGCCGCAGTCGAGGACAGGCATTCGGCGGCGGAGAGGACGGGGAGACCGGCCTCCCCGACGAAGCTGGTCGGGAGGGTGTGGATGGCCGCGATGGCGTGGCCGATCGACCCGGCGAGGCCGTCGCCCGGCGGCACGTCCTCCACGGCGACGTGGTCGCCCGGCAGGAAGTCGTAGACGATGGCGCGCGTGCCGCCGACCGGCGCCTGGCCGAGGTAGGTCGGCACGTCGAACGGGAGACGGCTGCGGATGCCGGTGGTGAGCGCACGCAGCGCGACCAGGTCGGAGCTCTGCTCGGTCTCCGCCGCCTGGGTGAGCGGGAGGCGCACGATGCGGGCGCTCCCGTCGGCCGCGGTGAGCAGCGCGGCGTCGAACTCGCCGGCGCCGTCTGCGGTGTGCGCGCGGGTTCCGGTGACAGTCAGGTCGGGCACGGCCGAGCTGGCCAGCGCGGCTAGAGTGAGTGGGGATCTGGCCATGCACCTAGGCTAAATGGACATCCGCGCGTGGGCAGTTCCGCCACGCCTTGCATCTTTCTCCACGCCTCGAAGGGATCCCGATGTCGTCCGCATCGACGTCCGCGCTGCCGCTCGCCGCGCTCCCGCTCTCGCGCCACGCGATCGACCGCGATCACGCCGCCCGCTCCCGGCCGGCGCTGTTCGACGAGCTGTGGGAGGAGCCGACGACCCGGGTCCTCGCGCTCTGGAAGGGCAGGGCGCTGCTGACTCCGGAGAGCGTGGCCGCCGCGACGCCCGCCTCCGACGGCTGGAGTGCGCCCGACGCCGGTCCCGCGGAGCTCGACCTCCTGCCGGTCGAGCGGGTCACGTCCGCACTCCTGCGCGTCTACCTCGGCCGCACGCTCGTGGACGTCCCCGGCCAGCCGGCCGGCACTGCGGTCGTGCTGGAGGTGCTCACCGACGCCGCCGCGACCGAGCTGGAACCGGACGAGGCGCGCTGGGGCAACCTCCGCACCGTCGCCACCGCCCTGAGCGACCGCGACGCCGGGCTCTTCACCGAGGCCCTGGCGATCGCGAACTGGCACGCCTCGCACACGCACTGCCCGCGCTGCGGCACGCCGACCGTGGTCGAGCAGGCCGGCTGGGTGCGGCGCTGCTTCGAGGACGGCTCCGAAGTCTTCCCGCGCACCGACCCCGCGGTCATCGTCACGGTGCTCGACGCCGACGACCGGCTGCTGCTCGGCTCGAACGCGATGTGGGAGCACTCCCGCTACTCCCTGCTGGCCGGGTTCGTCGAGCCGGGGGAGTCGTTCGAGTCCGCTGTCGAGCGCGAGATATTCGAGGAGGCCGGCGTGCGGGTGACCGATGCCAGGTACAAGGGCTCGCAGCCGTGGCCGTTCCCAGCCTCGGTGATGGTCGGGATGACGGCGCGGCTCGCAGACGGCCAGCACCCTGCCGCGCTCGCGCCGGACGGCGAGGAGATCCTCGACCTGCGCTGGTTCAGCCGCGACGAGCTGTGGGAGGCGCGCGAGCAGATCATCCTGCCCGGCCGGTCCTCCATCGCCCGCGCGCTGATCGAGGACTGGTACGGCGGCCCGCTCGACGAGCCCCCCGCGTGAGCGCGGCGTGAGCATCGCGACGGCGTCGGGACCGGACGGCCTGCTGGGCGGCCTGGACGCGCAGCAGCGCGTGGCCGCCGAGGCCCTCTTCGGCCCGGTCTGCGTGCTGGCCGGCGCCGGCACGGGCAAGACCCGCGCGATCACCCACCGGATCGCCTACGGCGTCGCCTCCGGCGCGTTCACGCCGAACCGGGTGATGGCGCTGACGTTCACCAGCCGCGCGGCCGCCGAGCTCCGCGGGCGGCTGCGGCAGCTCGGCGCCGGGGGTGTGTCGGCCCGAACGTTCCATTCCGCCGCGCTCGCGCAGCTCAACTACTTCTGGCCGCAGGTGGTGGGCGGTCAGCTCCCCAGCGTCCTCGACGGCAAGGGCCGCGTGCTCGGGCACGCCGCCGAGAAGCTCGGGCTGCGCGTCGACACCGCGACCCTCCGCGACGTCGCCGCCGAGATCGAGTGGCGCAAGGTCTCCAGCATGGGTCTGGAGGAGTACGCGGCGGCGCTGGCCACCCGGCCGCTGCCCGGCACGCTGAAGGCCGAGGAGCTCGTGGACTTCCACCGCGCCTACGAGGAGCTCAAGGACGAGCGCAAGCAGATCGATTTCGAGGATGTCCTGCTGGTCTGCGCCGGGATGATCGAGACCGAGCCGTCGGTGGCCATGCAGGTGCGCGAGCAGTACCGCTACTTCGTGGTGGACGAGTACCAGGACGTCTCCCCGCTGCAGCATCAGCTCCTGCGGCTCTGGCTCGGCACCCGCAAGGACCTCTGCGTCGTCGGCGACGCGAGCCAGACCATCTACTCGTTCGCGGGGGCGCGCAGCGAGTACCTGCTGGACTTCGAGCGGGAGAACCCGGGCGCCACGGTCGTACGGCTGGAGCAGAACTACCGGTCGGCGCCGTCGGTCATCGACACCGCCAACCGGCTGATGCGCGGCCGCTCCGGCGCGCTGACGCTGCACGCCGTCCACGAGGCGAAGGCGGGGGACGAGGTCCCGTCGCCCGCGGTGTTCGAGGACGACCGGGCCGAGGCCCGCGCCGTCGCCCAGAGCATCGCGGCGCAGCTGGAGGCCGGCGCCAAGCCCGAGAGCATCGCGGTGCTCTACCGCGTGAACGTGCAGGCGGCCGCCCTGGAGCAGGCGCTCGGCGACCTCGGGATCAGCTACCAGCTCCGCGGGTCCAAGCGCTTCTTCGACCTCCCCGAGGTGCGTCAGGCGGTCATGACGCTCCGTGCGGCGAGCGTCGCGGCGACCGACGAGCCGCTGTTCAAGTCGGTGAGCGACGTGCTGCGCACGCTCGGCTGGTCGGTGCAGCCTCCGGAGGGCCGCGGCGCCGTGCGCGCACGCTGGGAGTCCCTCAACGCGATCATGGGGCTGGTGGACGAGATGCCGGAGGGCGCGACCTTCCGGCGCTTCACCGACGAGCTGATGGCGCGCCAGGCCGGCCAGCACGAACCGACGATGTCCGCCGTGACGCTCGCGACGCTGCACGCGGCGAAGGGCCTGGAGTGGGACTCCGTGTACATCGTCGGCCTCTCGGAGGGGCTGGTGCCGATCAGCTACGCCACCGGCTTCGAGCAGATCGACGAGGAGCGCCGCCTGCTCTACGTCGGCGTCACGCGCGCGCGGCGCCGGCTGCGGCTGAGCTGGGCGCAGCGCGGGAGCCAGCCGGGGCGGCCGGTGTCGCGGCAGGCGTCGCGGTTCCTGGCCGAACTGGCGCCGGTGCGGGCGGCGGCGCAGCCAGCGGACTGAGGCAGCCGCACTCGGGATGCGGCTCCCAGCGCCGCTCCGACCAGCGCGCGGCGACCGGGTCGTAGCGCGCCGCGGCGTCCGATCGTCCTGGGGCGCCGCGCAGCATCGCGAGGACCGCGCCGGCCGCGGCCGACGCCGCCGCTGCGCAGACCAGCTCCGTCTCCCCGGGCTGCGACTGGGTGTGGAGCTGCGCCGCGAGCGCCGGCCAGGCCGGGTCGGCGTCCCTGCGGTGGAGGTCGACACAGCGCAGGCAGGCGCCGTCGCCCGGCCGCACGAAGGGTCCGACGGTCACCCCGCCGTCGCCGAACACCACCGCCAGGTGCGGGATGTCCCTGCGCAGCCAGCGCTGGTGACGGTGCGGCGCGATCGCGAACGCGCCGATGACGACCGCCGCCGCCGCGAGGTCGACCGCCGGATCGTCGGCGGCGAGGCCGCTGCGTGCGTCGACCCCGGCCTCCCGCAGCAGGGCGAGGATGCGGGCCGCCGTGGGGCCCGCGCCGTCGAGCACGACGGTCGGTGCGTCGCCGCGCCGCGCTTCCGGTGGCGATTCCAGCACCGGTCTCAGCCGCGCGAGCAGCGCGTCGACCGCAGCCGGCCCTGTCCCGGCGCCGCGTGCGATCATCCGCAGCGCGCCGAGCGTCGCCCCGGCCGAGAGGGCGGAGATCATCCGTTCCTCCCCGACGCCGACCGGGTCGAGGATCAGGCGCGGCCGTTCGACGCCGAACTGGAGGGCGTGCGGCGAGCGCCACACGCGGGGGATGCGGGGATCGAGCTGGTGGACCATCCCGCCATCCTGACCGGTCGGAACCGCCGGAAACGGGTTATCCACAGCCAGGAGTCACCCGGGCCGGTTCTCCACAGGAAGGGAGGGCGCGTTCAGTCCTCGGCGGGCCGGTCGCCGTCGCCGCGCAGCAGGTCCTCGATGGCCTGGTCCAGCTCGTCGCGCTCCGGCTCCTGGCCGGTGGCCGCGGCGGTGAGCCGGGCGACCAGGCGGGACGGGTCGTCCAGGTCCGCCGCCTGCGGGACCAGGTCGGGGTGCGACCAGAGCCGGTCGCGGGCCTCCTGGCCCACGGCGTCGGTCACGGCCTGCCACATGGCGGCGGCGTCGCGGAGCCGGCGCGGGCGCAGCTCGAGCCCGACCAGCGTCGCGAAGGCCGACTCGGCCGGACCTCCCGCCGCGCGCCGGCGGCGCACCGTCTCGGCGATCGCGTCCGCCTTCGGCAGCAGCCGGGTGGCGCCGGCGGTGACCACGTCGACCCAGCCTTCGACCAGCGCGAGCACCGTCTCCAGGCGGTCGAGGGCCTCCTGCTGCTCCTCGGTCTTCGGCGGGATGAGCGCGCCGGAGACCATCGCCTCGCGCAGCTCCTCGGGGTTGGACGGGTCGAAGCTCTCGGCGAGCGACTCCAGCCGGTCGGTGTCGATCGTGATGCCGCGCGCGAACGCGGTGATCTGGGTGATGAGCTGCAGCCGCAGCCACTTCGCGTGCCGGAACAGGCGCGCGTGCGCGAGCTCGCGCACCGCGAGGTAGAGCTGCACCTGGTCGATGGGGATGTCGAGCCCGTCGCCGAACTCGGCCACGTTCTGCGGGATGAGCGCCGCGCTGCCGTCCGCCAGCAGCGGGATGCCGATGTCGCCTCCGGAGACGACCTCCTTCGCGAGCTGCCCGACCACCTGGCCGAGCTGCATGGCGAACAGGGCGCCGCCGACCGAGCGCATGACCTGGCCGGCGTTCTGGATCATGCCCTGCATCTCCTCGGGCGCCTGCTCGGTGAGAACGCGGGTGAGCGCGTCGGAGATGCTCAGCGCGACCGGCTCGGCGAGCTGGGTCCACAGCGGCATGGTCTGCCGTGCCCACTCGGCGCGGCCGATGAGCTCGGGCGGCGTCGACAGCCCCGCCACCGTGGTGGCCTCGTCCAGCCAGAGTGCGGCGACGTGGAAGGCCTGGTCGAGCGTGGCGCGTTCGGCGGGGGTCACCGCGTGGGCGCCCTCGGAGGCGAGGGTGCGCGCCTGCTGGTCGGCCAGATCCCAGTTGATGTCTCCACCCGGGTTCATCAGGGCGTTCTGGAGCTGGCCGAGGAGCTGCTGGATGGCCGCGGGGTCGTTCGGAAGGCCGGCAGCGCCCGCGAGCTGACTCGGATCGATGGAGGAGTCGCCGGACAGGAACTCCCGCAACATGTCCCGGAACTCGTCGTCCGGTTCCTTGTTCGGATCGTCGGCCATCTGGCTCGCCCCCGTCTCGATTGGTGTCGGCCGTGCGATTACGGCTTTCCAGG
This genomic stretch from Leifsonia sp. EB41 harbors:
- a CDS encoding phosphotransferase, giving the protein MARSPLTLAALASSAVPDLTVTGTRAHTADGAGEFDAALLTAADGSARIVRLPLTQAAETEQSSDLVALRALTTGIRSRLPFDVPTYLGQAPVGGTRAIVYDFLPGDHVAVEDVPPGDGLAGSIGHAIAAIHTLPTSFVGEAGLPVLSAAECLSSTAALIESAAATGKLPAALRDRWRDAVADHSVWQFQPTVVNGALTADSFLVDGESVTGVLGWSALRVGDPARDLHWLLAMNPDATDGALLAYASTRQVATDRQFTQRAMLYAELEVARWLLHGRELRDQGIVDDAVQMLDGLVDRVHSNTVTPLSTATGPIMAIDDVEALLDRTPGDRASVRPGGMRPVDDQAG
- the nudC gene encoding NAD(+) diphosphatase, with product MSSASTSALPLAALPLSRHAIDRDHAARSRPALFDELWEEPTTRVLALWKGRALLTPESVAAATPASDGWSAPDAGPAELDLLPVERVTSALLRVYLGRTLVDVPGQPAGTAVVLEVLTDAAATELEPDEARWGNLRTVATALSDRDAGLFTEALAIANWHASHTHCPRCGTPTVVEQAGWVRRCFEDGSEVFPRTDPAVIVTVLDADDRLLLGSNAMWEHSRYSLLAGFVEPGESFESAVEREIFEEAGVRVTDARYKGSQPWPFPASVMVGMTARLADGQHPAALAPDGEEILDLRWFSRDELWEAREQIILPGRSSIARALIEDWYGGPLDEPPA
- a CDS encoding ATP-dependent helicase codes for the protein MSIATASGPDGLLGGLDAQQRVAAEALFGPVCVLAGAGTGKTRAITHRIAYGVASGAFTPNRVMALTFTSRAAAELRGRLRQLGAGGVSARTFHSAALAQLNYFWPQVVGGQLPSVLDGKGRVLGHAAEKLGLRVDTATLRDVAAEIEWRKVSSMGLEEYAAALATRPLPGTLKAEELVDFHRAYEELKDERKQIDFEDVLLVCAGMIETEPSVAMQVREQYRYFVVDEYQDVSPLQHQLLRLWLGTRKDLCVVGDASQTIYSFAGARSEYLLDFERENPGATVVRLEQNYRSAPSVIDTANRLMRGRSGALTLHAVHEAKAGDEVPSPAVFEDDRAEARAVAQSIAAQLEAGAKPESIAVLYRVNVQAAALEQALGDLGISYQLRGSKRFFDLPEVRQAVMTLRAASVAATDEPLFKSVSDVLRTLGWSVQPPEGRGAVRARWESLNAIMGLVDEMPEGATFRRFTDELMARQAGQHEPTMSAVTLATLHAAKGLEWDSVYIVGLSEGLVPISYATGFEQIDEERRLLYVGVTRARRRLRLSWAQRGSQPGRPVSRQASRFLAELAPVRAAAQPAD
- a CDS encoding zinc-dependent metalloprotease, which translates into the protein MADDPNKEPDDEFRDMLREFLSGDSSIDPSQLAGAAGLPNDPAAIQQLLGQLQNALMNPGGDINWDLADQQARTLASEGAHAVTPAERATLDQAFHVAALWLDEATTVAGLSTPPELIGRAEWARQTMPLWTQLAEPVALSISDALTRVLTEQAPEEMQGMIQNAGQVMRSVGGALFAMQLGQVVGQLAKEVVSGGDIGIPLLADGSAALIPQNVAEFGDGLDIPIDQVQLYLAVRELAHARLFRHAKWLRLQLITQITAFARGITIDTDRLESLAESFDPSNPEELREAMVSGALIPPKTEEQQEALDRLETVLALVEGWVDVVTAGATRLLPKADAIAETVRRRRAAGGPAESAFATLVGLELRPRRLRDAAAMWQAVTDAVGQEARDRLWSHPDLVPQAADLDDPSRLVARLTAAATGQEPERDELDQAIEDLLRGDGDRPAED